TTAAACCGCGTATTGATCTGATCACTCAGTGGTATGGCAGTTTTCCATTCTTTGTTTACTTTACGGGAAATATAAAAATCTTCATTTCCATCTGTGGTACGGCTAAAAATAAGTGTTGATCCATCAGCTGTCAGCGTAGGTAAATATTCTCTGTCTTTTGTATTGATGGCTGCTCCCAGATTAACAGGATCATATTTTTCCGGTTTTTTTATAGCGATGACAGCAAAATCACAATCCATGATATATTTACCGGCTTTTAGTATCATTTGCTGTTCTTTACCTTTGTAAAGTTCTTTGAATATGGCAAAATGTTTACCTGCACTGGCATATTCACCACTATTTAATTCTGCCTCACCCAGTGAATAATAGACTCTCGGAGCTACCGGAATAATTGTAATATCAATGGCTTTCTGATAGTTTAACCTGGCTTTTTCAAAAGACCTTTTTAATTTGTAAATATCTGCCAGCTGAGTAAAAGCAAATTGAAATGATGGATCTGCAGCAACCGCATCTTCCAGTTGTTTAGCTGCTGCATCATAATCTTTTGCAAGCAGGGACTTTTGTGCATAATCAAAATTCTGCTGTGCTTTTTTTATGGGAGATTCCTGTGCCAGGATAAAATCACTGCATAGGAACAACAGATAGAAAATTACAGGTATAGTCTTTTTCATGTTTTTCTCATTAGATCAGGCAGAATTACTGTTTAATTTTTAGTTGAAACAGCTTTTGATGTTACAGGATAAACTTAATAAAAAAACAGCAATACCTTTTGAAGATCTGCATAGCTTTTTATCTAAAAGATACGGATGCTCAAAAGGTATTACTGTTTGTTTAAAGGACAGGTCTTGTCAATTAACCGATTAAGGAATATTTAAATATTTATGTGTTTGTAATGAAATTTCCCATTTCGGGTTAGCCATTACATAATCTATAATCATAGGCGTAATTTCTTTGGATTTTGACCACTCAGGCTGAAGATAAAGTTTACAGGTAGGAGATACCGTTTCTGCATATTTTTCTGCCCACTCAAAATCACTTTTATTAAAGACAATTACCTTTAATTCATTAGCGAAAGGGGTAATGTCCGGACGTGGAGCTTTGAATTTTTTTGGAGACAGACAAATCCAGTCCCAGCTGCCGGACAGGGGATAAGCACCGGAAGTTTCAATAAAAGTCAGGATGTTTTTCTCCTGAAGTTTTTTTGTCAGGTAATCCATGTTGTAGATCAATGGTTCTCCACCAGTGATGACTACGGCCTTACCAGGAAAGGTGTCTGCTTTTTCTGCAATATCATCAGCTGAAGTCAGCGGGTGAAGTTCAGCATCCCAGCTTTCCTTCACATCACACCAGTGACAACCCACATCGCAACCTCCAAGACGAATAAAATAGGCAGCTTTGCCTGTGTTAAAACCTTCACCCTGAATAGTGTAAAATTCTTCCATTAATGGAAGCAATGTGCCGTCTGCTGGAATATTATGTGCCATATATCAAAAGGCAAAGTTAAATAAATATGCATGGAAAATGGGAATATATGTATATTGACCATATTTAAATGACTAATCTATGAATAAGCAGAGCATCAATGGCTGAATTACGCTGGTATAAAATTGATGTGGAAATTCCCGAAGGGGATTTTGTCAGGCAGTTAAACATTGCCGGTAAAAAATTATGCCTGCTCAGACATCAGGATCAGATTCATCTGGTACAAAATACTTGTCCTCATGCCGGTGGTATACTAAGTGGAGGATGGTGCGAAAAAGGAAAACTTATTTGCCCTATTCACCGCTATGCCTATGATTTAGTTAGCGGAAGAGGAGCAGAGGGGCAGGGCGATTATATCAATATCTATCCGGTACGTCAGGAAGCAGATGGTTTTTATGCCGGATTTAAACAAAGTTTGTTCAGCCGTTTCTTTAAAAAATAATCTTCAGATATTGTTATTCCGGGATCCTGACAGGGAGGCTGGTTCAGGCTGGATAAAAGTTTGGTGTTGAAAGACCTGTAATAACCCGCGTGAGCAGAGTTAATAAAAAATATGGCTGAATAATTAATTGCGATACAAATTAATTATTCAGCCATTTAAGCTGTAAATCATCAGTTTATTTCAGGATAACACCTGCTAAATATCCTGATAAACAGAATTATCTTATTTTTAAGGATAGATTTCTTTTTTAGCTGAGGCCAGAGTGTTTTTAAGTAAACCAACGATAGTCATCAGGCCAACTCCACCAGGTACCGGTGTGATCCATGAAGCTAATGGAGCTACATGTTCGAAATCAACATCACCATATAATTTATAACCTGATTTTGTTGTTTCCGATACTTCTCTATTAATACCTACATCAATAATGATCGCACCTGGTTTCACCATATCTGCAGTAACAAAATTCTTTTTCCCTATAGCGGCAATAATAATATCTGCCTGTAAAGCAATTTCTTTCAGATTGGCAGTTTTACTGTGTGTCAGTGTCACTGTACAATTTCCTGGATTTGCGTTACGTGCCATTAGAATACTCATCGGGCTGCCAACAATATTGCTACGTCCGACAACTACACAATGTTTACCTGCAGTATCAATTCCATAAGCTTTAAGTAATAACAGGATACCATAAGGAGTAGCAGGGATAAAACAAGGCAGGTTACGCATCATACGTCCCAGGTTTACCGGGTGGAAGCCGTCTACATCTTTACGGTGGTCGATTGCTTCGGTTACTTTCTCCGGATCTATATGGTTTGGAAGCGGAAGCTGAACAATCAGTCCATCTATACCTGCATCACTGTTAATCTCACGAATCTTTTCAAGCAACTCTTCTTCAGTTACATCTGTATTATATCTGATCAGTGAAGATTGAAAGCCCACTTTTTCGCAGTTTTTCATCTTACTGGCCACATAAGTTTCACTTCCGCCATCATTACCTACCAGTATGGCTAATAAATGAGGTTTACGTCCGCTTTGTGCTAAAAAATCTGCCGCTTCTGCCGCTATTTCTAATTTAATCTTTTCTGATGCGAATTTTCCGTCCAGTAACTGCATATCAAACGCTATATTTTGTAGGTTATACGATTAGTCTAATTTCAATACGGCCATAAATGCAGTCTGTGGAATTTCCACGTTACCTACCTGGCGCATACGTTTCTTACCTTTTTTCTGTTTTTCAAGCAATTTACGTTTACGTGAAATATCACCACCATAACATTTTGCGGTTACATCTTTACGTAAAGCTTTTACAGTTTCTCTGGCGATAATTTTAGCACCAATAGAGGCCTGAACAATAATCTCAAATTGCTGACGGGGAATTAACTCTCTTAATTTTTCACAGATTCTCTTTCCGAAATCGTAAGAATTACTACGGTGAATTAAGGAAGATAATGCATCAACAGGTTCTGAATTTAACAGAATATCCAATCTGACAAGGTCAGATTTACGGTAACCAATCTGATGATAATCAAAAGAAGCATATCCTTTGGAAATTGTTTTCAGACGGTCATAGAAATCAAATACGATCTCTCCCATAGGAATCTCAAAAACAAGTTCCACACGGTCTGATGTCAGATACGACTGGTTGGCAATAATCCCTCTTTTCTGAATACAAAGTGACATTACAGGTCCTACAAACTCAGCCTTGGTAATGATATTTGCTTTGATATATGGTTCTTCCACATATTCCATTTTACTTGGGTCAGGAAGATCAGAAGGGTTATTTACAATAATTAAATCACCTTTGGTAGTCATTGCCTGGTAAGACACGTTGGGAACAGTAGTAATTACCGTCATGTCAAACTCACGCTCTAAACGCTCCTGGATAATCTCCATATGCAGCATGCCCAGGAATCCGCAACGGAAACCAAAACCTAATGCTGCTGATGATTCCGGTTCGAATACAATAGAAGCATCATTGAGCTGCAATTTGTGCATT
This portion of the Pedobacter lusitanus genome encodes:
- a CDS encoding 7-carboxy-7-deazaguanine synthase QueE, which gives rise to MAHNIPADGTLLPLMEEFYTIQGEGFNTGKAAYFIRLGGCDVGCHWCDVKESWDAELHPLTSADDIAEKADTFPGKAVVITGGEPLIYNMDYLTKKLQEKNILTFIETSGAYPLSGSWDWICLSPKKFKAPRPDITPFANELKVIVFNKSDFEWAEKYAETVSPTCKLYLQPEWSKSKEITPMIIDYVMANPKWEISLQTHKYLNIP
- a CDS encoding Rieske (2Fe-2S) protein, with product MAELRWYKIDVEIPEGDFVRQLNIAGKKLCLLRHQDQIHLVQNTCPHAGGILSGGWCEKGKLICPIHRYAYDLVSGRGAEGQGDYINIYPVRQEADGFYAGFKQSLFSRFFKK
- a CDS encoding bifunctional 5,10-methylenetetrahydrofolate dehydrogenase/5,10-methenyltetrahydrofolate cyclohydrolase, translated to MQLLDGKFASEKIKLEIAAEAADFLAQSGRKPHLLAILVGNDGGSETYVASKMKNCEKVGFQSSLIRYNTDVTEEELLEKIREINSDAGIDGLIVQLPLPNHIDPEKVTEAIDHRKDVDGFHPVNLGRMMRNLPCFIPATPYGILLLLKAYGIDTAGKHCVVVGRSNIVGSPMSILMARNANPGNCTVTLTHSKTANLKEIALQADIIIAAIGKKNFVTADMVKPGAIIIDVGINREVSETTKSGYKLYGDVDFEHVAPLASWITPVPGGVGLMTIVGLLKNTLASAKKEIYP